A window from Candidatus Thermoplasmatota archaeon encodes these proteins:
- a CDS encoding RNA polymerase Rpb4 family protein yields the protein MGDDKLIRYVPLAEVKNILKKVSKDRKELLYEQKNALEHAQRFAKLSIKKTEDMMKELRELKSLEEFHVVKIADLLPDNEDDVKAIFAKERISLSESNIKKILEIVKKYNVEE from the coding sequence GTGGGTGATGATAAGCTTATAAGGTATGTTCCTCTTGCTGAAGTTAAGAATATTCTAAAGAAGGTTAGCAAGGATCGTAAAGAGCTTTTGTATGAGCAGAAAAATGCTTTGGAGCATGCTCAGAGGTTTGCTAAGCTTTCTATCAAGAAAACAGAGGATATGATGAAGGAGCTTAGGGAACTGAAATCTCTTGAGGAGTTTCATGTTGTAAAAATTGCTGATCTTTTACCAGATAATGAGGATGATGTTAAGGCTATTTTTGCTAAAGAGAGGATCTCGCTTAGTGAGAGTAATATAAAAAAGATTTTGGAGATTGTAAAAAAATATAATGTTGAAGAATAA
- a CDS encoding 50S ribosomal protein L21e gives MVKRSKGRRSKSRQILRKKPRYRGLTSITRALQEFEEGTPVSVVIDSSVHKGMPHPRFQGYTGKVEGKQGDAYLVGIYVGSKHKTLIVRPEHLRRV, from the coding sequence ATGGTTAAGAGGTCAAAAGGTAGAAGAAGTAAAAGTAGGCAGATATTGAGGAAGAAACCTAGGTATAGAGGTCTTACGTCTATTACAAGGGCGTTACAGGAGTTTGAAGAAGGAACCCCTGTTAGCGTGGTTATAGATTCCTCTGTTCATAAGGGTATGCCTCATCCTCGTTTCCAGGGTTATACTGGTAAGGTTGAGGGTAAGCAGGGTGATGCTTATCTCGTGGGAATTTATGTTGGTAGTAAACATAAGACTCTTATTGTTAGACCTGAGCATCTGAGGAGAGTGTAA
- a CDS encoding tRNA pseudouridine(54/55) synthase Pus10 — protein sequence MTKGLEDKEIIGLADKILSRYSLCDHCLGRVFAKIGYGKTNRERGEDIRKLLKHHGETSVEECWLCSGLMNEIPHFADLIHDSLKGYEFETFLVGSKIDEEIVGREQELYSFAGSAFSEPIKMEVNREVGKILESRLGKTVDFERPTIMAVVDTVFDVVTLQVSSLYVYGRYKKYRRDTPQTRWLCRVCRGKGCRRCGYTGKMYEKSIEEAIAKPFLEKTGGTGESFHGAGREDIDVRMLGNGRPFVLEIINPMIRDIDLFSIEKQINVSNRGEVEVSGLRFSDGDEVARIKNGEFRKVYRVVFKSEQPLNTENLKKAVGSLQGATIRQFTPLRVAHRRANTVREKYVYSCSVESVDDTIATLMVEAESGTYIKELISGDDGRTRPSISEMIGVPCKVLELDVIEIKGE from the coding sequence ATGACCAAAGGTTTAGAAGATAAAGAGATCATCGGGCTTGCTGATAAAATACTTTCAAGATACAGTCTATGTGATCATTGCCTTGGTAGGGTTTTTGCTAAAATTGGGTATGGTAAAACAAATAGAGAACGCGGGGAAGATATAAGAAAGTTATTGAAGCATCATGGTGAAACCAGCGTAGAGGAATGTTGGCTTTGTTCTGGTTTGATGAATGAGATACCTCATTTTGCTGATCTGATACATGATTCTTTAAAAGGTTATGAGTTTGAGACTTTTCTTGTTGGTTCTAAGATAGATGAGGAGATTGTTGGTAGGGAGCAGGAGTTGTATAGTTTTGCTGGGTCTGCTTTTTCTGAGCCTATTAAGATGGAGGTTAACCGTGAGGTTGGTAAGATATTGGAGAGTAGGCTTGGTAAAACTGTGGATTTTGAGAGGCCTACTATAATGGCTGTTGTTGATACTGTTTTTGATGTTGTAACTCTGCAGGTTAGCTCTCTTTATGTTTATGGGCGTTACAAGAAATATAGGCGTGATACGCCTCAGACTAGGTGGTTATGTAGGGTTTGTAGGGGTAAGGGTTGTAGAAGATGTGGTTACACTGGTAAGATGTATGAGAAAAGTATTGAGGAGGCTATAGCGAAACCTTTTTTGGAGAAAACAGGTGGAACCGGTGAGTCTTTTCATGGTGCTGGTAGGGAGGATATTGATGTTAGGATGCTTGGTAACGGTCGTCCTTTTGTTTTGGAGATAATTAACCCAATGATTAGGGATATAGATTTGTTTTCTATTGAAAAACAGATTAATGTTTCTAACAGGGGCGAGGTTGAGGTTAGTGGTTTGCGTTTTTCTGATGGTGATGAGGTTGCTAGAATAAAGAATGGAGAGTTTAGAAAGGTTTATCGTGTTGTTTTCAAAAGTGAACAACCTTTAAATACAGAAAACCTTAAAAAGGCAGTTGGGTCATTACAGGGTGCAACTATTAGGCAGTTTACGCCGTTGCGAGTAGCTCATAGGCGAGCTAACACGGTTAGAGAAAAATATGTGTATAGCTGCAGTGTTGAATCGGTAGATGATACTATAGCTACTTTGATGGTGGAAGCAGAGTCAGGGACTTACATAAAGGAACTGATATCTGGTGATGATGGAAGAACTAGGCCTAGTATAAGCGAGATGATAGGTGTTCCCTGTAAAGTGTTGGAGTTAGATGTGATAGAGATCAAGGGGGAATAA